In Nitratireductor basaltis, the following are encoded in one genomic region:
- a CDS encoding MOSC domain-containing protein: MKRVIDGVFRGTLKTLGPKASPTGIFKEPVKGPVAVGSEGLSGDHQGDRRVHGGPEKAIHLYPSVHYASWVTEYPHLESQMQPGSFGENISVGCMDEGDVCLGDRFRLGTAVVEFSQGRQPCWKLNARFLEPRLAKAVQDTGRTGWYFRVIEPGTVSAGDALELVERPHGSWSLARVTRLFYVDQLNYDALEELAAIASLAESWRKLACRRLERREVEDWNRRLNGEA, encoded by the coding sequence ATGAAGCGGGTGATTGACGGCGTTTTCCGTGGCACGCTGAAGACGCTTGGCCCCAAGGCCAGTCCGACGGGCATTTTCAAAGAGCCTGTGAAGGGACCTGTCGCTGTAGGTTCCGAGGGACTTTCCGGTGACCATCAGGGTGATCGCAGAGTTCATGGCGGACCCGAGAAAGCAATCCATCTCTATCCATCGGTTCATTACGCTTCATGGGTGACAGAATACCCTCATCTCGAATCCCAGATGCAGCCAGGCTCATTCGGCGAGAACATATCGGTCGGGTGCATGGACGAAGGTGATGTATGCCTTGGCGACCGGTTCAGGCTCGGGACCGCTGTCGTGGAATTTTCTCAAGGACGACAGCCCTGCTGGAAGCTCAATGCGCGCTTCCTGGAGCCGAGACTAGCGAAAGCCGTGCAGGATACGGGACGCACGGGCTGGTATTTCCGGGTGATCGAGCCCGGAACGGTGTCCGCCGGCGATGCCTTGGAGCTTGTGGAACGGCCACATGGAAGCTGGTCGCTGGCGCGGGTGACGCGTCTTTTCTATGTCGATCAGCTCAATTACGACGCTTTGGAAGAGCTGGCGGCAATCGCCAGTCTTGCAGAAAGCTGGCGGAAGCTTGCCTGTCGGCGTCTGGAGCGTCGTGAGGTGGAAGACTGGAACCGCCGCCTCAATGGTGAGGCTTGA